One genomic window of Plasmodium coatneyi strain Hackeri chromosome 12, complete sequence includes the following:
- a CDS encoding Pv-fam-g protein, whose protein sequence is MDHLVYYVMVQHNSIQPIIVRQPPAVIIHTQPNPPITLDLPPQNIILKNDEPQPIIVRQQNPNIIIQKSGNEFSDNSNYALSLNHQMKELTSMTNLNTGIPQGTNEPLVGVTTPEMNELTDPAYIYSNQYITTQNKSQPMNNMYFTNVPLNNDGSYSPYNMTLCANKREDYTKSTPSKY, encoded by the coding sequence ATGGACCACCTCGTATACTACGTCATGGTGCAGCACAACAGCATACAACCCATCATTGTGAGGCAACCACCAGCCGTCATAATTCACACGCAGCCGAACCCACCAATTACGCTAGATCTGCCCCCACAAAATATCATcctaaaaaatgatgaaccaCAGCCTATCATAGTTAGACAGCAAAATCCAAACATCATCATACAAAAGTCAGGGAACGAATTTTCGGATAACTCCAATTATGCCCTAAGCCTCAACCATCAAATGAAAGAACTCACCTCTATGACCAATCTTAATACGGGAATTCCCCAAGGGACAAATGAACCCCTCGTTGGAGTTACTACCCCCGAAATGAACGAGCTTACAGACCCTGCCTACATTTACTCTAATCAGTACATAACAACTCAAAATAAATCTCAGCCTATGAACAACATGTATTTTACCAACGTCCCTCTCAACAACGATGGTAGCTATTCCCCCTATAATATGACACTATGTGCGAATAAAAGAGAGGACTACACGAAAAGCACCCcttcaaaatattaa
- a CDS encoding Hemolysin, which translates to MDAIKTGVTANSCKKAINYLKQRSQNIDIFDLAGTTDINDETITEFMRSSILSPNDKQIVEMFNEKKINKIMLINYMERKVKTILQGKIHLLLVLTSPIWITYMLLISKTLRAKIFTSIAALCMFFNFFASFLLHNFEWKPELYFLIEKIDHIGIFLMISGSCLPVPALLFNKIQFLYYIILQGLTSLFGCLFICFSRFSTGNRITRACTYVIAGLLHAIFLKDYIVGLIPKEITFLIFLAALYCLGAAFYSMKKPNPIKGILGFHDLFHICCLGSGLFTMALNCSVIKRNS; encoded by the exons atGGATGCCATAAAAACCGGTGTGACGGCAAATTCGTGTAAAAAGGCCATAAATTATTTGAAACAGAGGTCCCAGAATATAGACATCTTCGATCTGGCTGGAACGACAGACATAAATGATGAGACAATAACGGAATTTATGAGATCGAGCATTTTATCCCCAAATGATAAGCAGATAGTAGAAAtgtttaatgaaaaaaaaataaataaaattatgttaattaattatatggaaagaaaagtaaaaacaatACTTCAAGGAAAGATCCATTTATTGCTAGTACttacttcccccatttggattACCTACATGTTACTCATATCGAAAACATTAAgagcaaaaatttttacctccATTGCAGCTTTATGTAtgttctttaatttttttgcttccttcttacTTCACAACTTTGAATGGAAACCAGAGTTATATTTCTTGATTGAGAAGATAGATCATATTGGCATTTTCCTAATGATTAGTGGATCCTGTTTACCAGTACCCGCACTGCTTTTCAACAAGatacaatttttatattatattatactaCAAGGATTGACATCCCTCTTTGGGTGTTTATTCATATGCTTCAGCCGCTTCAGTACGGGCAATAGGATTACGCGGGCCTGCACTTATGTCATAGCTGGGCTTCTGCACGCTATATTTTTGAAGGACTATATAGTGGGCCTCATTCCCAAGGAGATCacctttctcattttcctgGCTGCACTTTATTGCCTGGGGGCCGCCTTCTATTCTATGAAGAAGCCCAACCCCATTAAGG GCATTCTCGGGTTCCACGACCTTTTCCACATTTGCTGCCTTGGAAGTGGTTTATTCACAATGGCCCTAAATTGCAGTGTCATCAAGAGGAATtcatga
- a CDS encoding Pv-fam-g protein: protein MPTTVVVQNESQPTMVLSQPPSNIVVKNNPPTSVFVKQSNPNVVVKNEAAPNYVQSVEACQEGMVADMSRPMMTTLNKNIL from the coding sequence ATGCCCACAACGGTGGTTGTTCAGAATGAGTCCCAACCGACAATGGTTCTTAGTCAGCCACCCTCAAACATTGTAGTCAAGAATAATCCGCCGACATCCGTTTTTGTGAAGCAGTCCAATCCTAATGTAGTGGTGAAGAATGAAGCGGCGCCAAATTATGTGCAGAGTGTCGAGGCGTGTCAGGAGGGCATGGTGGCAGATATGAGCCGCCCCATGATGACCACcttgaacaaaaatattttataa
- a CDS encoding Dual-specificity phosphatase has product MIRLLPFLYLGNRDDIDHVENLKENNVQALVICCTYFEYPEDKVPNGFAKLRVNLEDIGMEQISSYFEESNNFIHSYVKKEQGVLISCCQGISRSSTMCIAYLMGKQNFFLIEAFNFVMEKKTICPNIGFIEQLCDYEKVLKNKITFSSKKYINWFTSQMCDNNVKTDFSLECKKNTT; this is encoded by the exons ATGATTCGATTATTACCATTTCTATATTTGGGAAACCGGGATGACATAGATCATGTTGAAAATCTTAAAGAAAATAACGTACAAGCGCTGGTAATATGTTGCACTTATTTCGAGTACCCTGAAGATAAAGTCCCAAATGGGTTTGCGAAATTACGAGTTAATTTGGAAGACATAGGAATGGAACAAATATCTTCCTATTTTGAGGAATCCAATAATTTCATTCATTCGTATGTTAAGAAGGAGCAGGGAGTTCTCATCTCATGCTG CCAAGGCATCAGCAGATCGTCCACGATGTGCATAGCCTATCTGATGGGAAAGCAG aatttcttcctcattgaAGCATTCAACTTTGTAATGGAGAAGAAGACCATCTGCCCGAACATTGGATTTATTGAGCAGCTGTGTGACTATGAAAAAGttttaaagaacaaaattaccTTTTCCTCCAAGAAGTACATAAACTGGTTTACCTCCCAGATGTGTGACAATAACGTAAAGACAGATTTTAGTCTGGAGTGCAAAAAGAACACCACATAG
- a CDS encoding Methyltransferase gives MRNSYGNISYWDERYTNEEEQFDWHQKWCSVKHIFSELNVKNDAKVLNIGCGTSRFSEEMLDNGYTDITNIDASAVCINKMKEIYKDKPNLKYILMNVCDMKGFKNAEFDLIVDKACLDSVVCSEDSLKNVEEMLSEVSRVLKPEGVFVVISHAQPTYRLGYLQKPDYKWNVAVKTVKRPMLGIVAPPVDDSLHYVYICKKGSTTTEQ, from the exons ATGCGTAACAGT TACGGCAATATATCTTACTGGGACGAGCGATACACAAA CGAAGAAGAGCAATTTGACTGGCATCAAAAATGGTGTAGTGTAAAGCATATTTTCTCAGAGCttaacgtaaaaaatgacgCAAAAGTCTTGAATATCGGTTGCGGAACATCAA GATTCAGCGAAGAAATGCTGGACAATGGCTATACAGATATAACGAACATCGATGCATCCGCCGTGTGCATAAATAAGATGAAAGAAATTTACAAGGACAAGCCGaatttaaaat ATATACTAATGAACGTGTGCGACATGAAGGGATTTAAAAATGCAGAGTTTGACCTAATCGTGGATAAGGCCTGTCTAGACTCTGTGGTTTGCTCGGAAGATTCTCTAAAAAACGTCGAGGAAATGTTATCCGAAGTATCGCGCGTGTTAAA GCCCGAAGGTGTCTTTGTTGTCATATCACATGCACAACCGACATATCGACTAGGGTATTTGCAAAAGCCGGACTACAAGTGGAACGTCGCGGTGAAAACAGTTAAACGGCCTATGTTAGGGATAGTAG CCCCCCCCGTGGATGACAGCTTGCACTACGTTTAcatttgcaaaaaggggagcaCAACCACGGAACAATAG